A window of the Lolium perenne isolate Kyuss_39 chromosome 7, Kyuss_2.0, whole genome shotgun sequence genome harbors these coding sequences:
- the LOC127316008 gene encoding uncharacterized protein — protein MVKLARALDFPRSEVYYDVIKKMNFKVTYTLRAKKMERWIRAVKRDFLDAAEIKDVGLDCEFTDPREGRANQRAAVLQLFVAIICIPSVINLQQILRNPTPNKQTLSFYDLANHYIGTGLEHKKKVNKKDKDAKNKLPKTAKESAEEETLIFGWGDFPLSHKLLHYAALDALLGFELGRRHFRALGYNNQWDRLELNIYE, from the exons ATGGTGAAGCTCGCGCGCGCCCTCGACTTTCCTCGATCTGAAGTCTACTACGATGTCATCAAAAAGATGAATTTCAAGGTCACGTACACCCTCCGTGCGAAAAAGATGGAGAGGTGGATCCGCGCCGTCAAGAGGGATTTCCTCGATGCCGCGGAAATCAAGGACGTGGGCTTGGACTGCGAGTTCACCGACCCTCGCGAGGGTAGAGCTAATCAGCGCGCCGCTGTCCTTCAACTCTTTGTCGC AATTATTTGTATTCCATCTGTGATCAACCTCCAGCAGATCCTCCGGAACCCTACCCCAAATAAGCAGACTCTGAGTTTCTATGATTTGGCAAATCATTATATTGGAACGGGTCTCGAGCATAAGAAGAAGGTTAATAAGAAGGACAAGGACGCCAAGAACAAGCTGCCGAAGACCGCCAAGGAATCAGCAGAAGAAGAGACACTGATTTTTGGATGGGGCGATTTTCCCTTGAGCCATAAGCTACTGCATTATGCCGCTCTCGACGCTCTCCTAGGCTTTGAGCTAGGTAGGAGGCATTTCCGGGCACTTGGCTACAATAACCAGTGGGATCGCCTCGAACTTAATATTTATGAGTAG
- the LOC127317392 gene encoding uncharacterized protein, giving the protein MVLAEITVLLIQCLVVPIITELVKVTLKKLSSGKELKELEAGLGEIKSMVDLETMSLRRDPKVVIGSLRRLKGATEATESILGDRRTTGIAMGRSIAYLSGKTQLLPQVSESILPSVRSFVQGMEPNLQKENVNDEDPVRQTLRKLEGSVASLRRPAVEHRKGNALRRTVTEGLPGPVEPQRENDLRSTAEESPYGMSLREYVLSKQTDEPSSCGKSLREPVSRNPTEQPREGKSLRKPILDKLVEQPLEGKSLRKTVLSKPAEEPQEGKGKTLRKPVLSKPAEKPQEGKSLRKPVLSKPAEEPEEGKSLRKPVLSKPAEEPQEGKSLRQGKSHHKPAEELSEGKSLRRQPN; this is encoded by the coding sequence ATGGTACTAGCAGAAATTACAGTTTTGCTGATCCAATGTTTGGTCGTTCCGATCATTACCGAGCTCGTCAAGGTGACACTTAAGAAGCTCTCGTCcggcaaggagttgaaagaactggaGGCAGGTCTCGGCGAAATCAAGAGCATGGTGGATCTAGAAACGATGTCCCTCCGAAGGGACCCCAAGGTTGTCATCGGGAGTCTGCGGCGGCTCAAGGGCGCCACTGAGGCCACCGAGAGTATCTTGGGCGATCGCCGTACCACTGGGATAGCCATGGGACGCTCGATTGCCTACTTGAGCGGGAAGACGCAGCTCCTCCCCCAAGTTTCAGAGAGTATTCTTCCTTCTGTTCGCTCGTTCGTGCAGGGAATGGAACCCAATCTGCAGAAGGAAAATGTAAATGATGAGGACCCAGTGCGCCAGACCCTACGGAAACTGGAAGGGTCGGTCGCGTCTCTCCGCAGGCCGGCGGTGGAGCATAGGAAGGGGAACGCTCTCCGTAGGACAGTTACGGAAGGCCTACCCGGGCCAGTGGAGCCTCAGAGGGAGAACGATCTTCGTAGTACAGCAGAGGAGTCTCCATATGGGATGTCTCTCCGCGAGTATGTTTTGAGCAAGCAAACGGACGAGCCATCTTCGTGTGGGAAGTCTCTCCGCGAGCCTGTTTCAAGGAATCCGACAGAGCAGCCACGTGAGGGGAAGTCTCTCCGCAAACCCATTTTGGACAAGCTAGTGGAGCAGCCTCTAGAGGGGAAGTCTCTCCGTAAGACTGTTTTGAGCAAGCCAGCAGAAGAGCCACAGGAGGGGAAGGGGAAGACTCTCCGCAAGCCTGTTTTGAGCAAGCCAGCGGAAAAGCCACAGGAGGGAAAATCTCTCCGCAAGCCTGTTTTGAGCAAGCCAGCGGAAGAGCCAGAGGAAGGAAAGTCTCTCCGCAAGCCTGTTTTGAGCAAGCCAGCTGAAGAGCCACAGGAGGGGAAGTCTCTCCGCCAGGGGAAATCTCACCACAAGCCAGCGGAGGAGCTGTCAGAGGGGAAGTCTCTCCGCAGGCAGCCGAATTGA
- the LOC139833066 gene encoding uncharacterized protein has protein sequence MAPLLLTKHFGKLSRCDFRASPVASPKASPKGIWGAPDKKSVPAASPKAHFCPARPYTVSGAPSPSPSHRGRSGDAGHNEKRGGLPHVGDYLHKPLVRASFLVAPSFPRLPPHRRRWISRPFGRLICAASQHRCRGWGSRRSCRRRRVASASQNAPSNPPHLRAQKVLDDLPAMDSDDEMVALLLEDEQAFDDDLREHLLIIASLQGMLDAEAEKRKRPRRGGSRPGRRKSKPRQRMEGHAMLQNDYFADGATHADNFRRRYRMSKGLFMNILQGVREFDPYFKLKVDVVGVLGHGGLACGNPDATTAAWLAATRTTAMRKPQPRVRRREARRPGVRRPGRNDGGLGLAHADADARRRGSLGLARREADARQPMRGDSTQRRRPRPGARRRADATTAASAWCTADADATAAWGTVTRDATTAVSGSA, from the exons atggCCCCCCTCCTGCTCACAAAGCATTTCGGGAAACTTAGTCGCTG cgactttagagcatctccagtcgcgtcccccaaagcgtcccccaaagggatttggggcgcgccggacaaaaaaagcgttccagccgcgtcccccaaagcccatttttgtccggcgcgcccctatacggtgtccggcgccccgagcccgtccccgtcccacaggggacgctccggggacgccggacacaacgaaaagcgaggcgggctcccacatgtcggcgactatttgcataaaccgttggttcgcgcctcttttctcgtcgctccttccttcccgcgcctcccaccccaccgccgccgctggatttcccggccgtttgggcgtctgatctgTGCTGCGAGTcagcaccgttgtcgcggctggggctcccgccggtcgtgccgccgccgccgcgtcgccagcgcctcccagaacgcgccgtcaaatccgccccacctccgcgcacagaaggtgctcgacgacttgccag ccatggacagcgacgatgagatggttgccctgctgctggaggacgagcaagcgttcgacgacgacctgcgggagcatttgctgatcatcgcgtccctccagggcatgcttgacgctgaggcggagaagaggaagaggccgcgccgcggaggatcaaggccgggaagaaggaagtcgaagccccggcagaggatggaggggcatgccatgctgcagaacgactacttcgccgacggggcaacacatgccgacaattttcggcgccggtacaggatgagcaagggcctgttcatgaatatcctccagggcgttcgagagttcgacccctacttcaagctcaaggtcgacgttgtaggcgttctcgg GCACGGCGGCCTGGCGTGCGGCAACCCGGACGCCACGACGGCGGCCTGGCTTGCAGCGACCCGGACGACGGCGATGCGGAAGCCTCAGCCCCGCGTGCGGCGACGCGAGGCACGGCGGCCTGGCGTGCGGCGACCCGGACGCAACGACGGCGGCCTCGGCCTGGCGCACGCCGACGCGGATGCACGACGGCGCGGAAGCCTCGGCCTGGCGCGCCGCGAGGCGGACGCACGACAGCCGATGCGCGGCGACTCGACGCAACGACGGCGGCCTCGGCCCGGCGCACGGCGACGCGCGGATGCGACGACAGCGGCCTCGGCTTGGTGCACAGCCGACGCGGACGCGACGGCGGCCTGGGGCACGGTGACCCGTGACGCGACGACGGCGGTCTCGGGCTCGGCCTAG